The following are from one region of the Leptolyngbya sp. CCY15150 genome:
- the apcA gene encoding allophycocyanin subunit alpha, with protein MSIVTKSIVNADAEARYLSPGELDRIKAFVTSGESRLRIAQVLTESRERIIKQAGDQLFQKRPDVVSPGGNAYGEEMTATCLRDMDYYLRLVTYGVVAGDVTPIEEIGIVGVREMYRSLGTPIDAVAESVRAMKGIATSLMSSEDAAEAGAYFDYVVGAMQ; from the coding sequence ATGAGTATTGTCACGAAATCAATCGTGAATGCCGACGCTGAGGCTCGTTACCTCAGCCCTGGCGAGCTAGATCGGATCAAAGCGTTCGTAACCTCCGGTGAAAGCCGTCTGCGGATTGCTCAAGTGCTAACGGAATCCCGTGAGCGCATCATCAAGCAAGCTGGCGACCAACTGTTCCAAAAGCGCCCTGATGTTGTTTCTCCCGGTGGCAACGCCTACGGTGAAGAAATGACCGCTACTTGCCTGCGGGACATGGACTACTACCTCCGCCTCGTGACCTACGGAGTTGTAGCTGGTGATGTCACCCCCATCGAAGAAATCGGAATCGTTGGCGTTCGTGAGATGTACCGTTCTCTCGGCACCCCCATCGATGCAGTGGCAGAAAGCGTTCGCGCCATGAAAGGTATTGCCACCTCTCTGATGTCTTCTGAAGATGCGGCTGAAGCCGGTGCTTACTTCGACTATGTTGTTGGGGCAATGCAGTAG